One part of the Corynebacterium aurimucosum ATCC 700975 genome encodes these proteins:
- a CDS encoding PucR family transcriptional regulator gives MSEISFRWLTNQHSLNLRPLVEGKPAFSTIHASELADPTEFTSPGALMLTLGLVFRDDPEGFEHYAAALAAAGVHGIGFGTGLAFAEVPPALTRACSQHHLTLFEIPRATRFVSITTAVAQEQARLENNAHFTFHRQQERLNHAAVSGIQALIDEASNQLSAAVAVASSSGAVLSQRDAEQLSAASAAVEAAEQTGRGTGTSTSTGATITSTFGSAGRRWAVAARRSEKFDSYSRALIRHLSGLASLLLDHPDGNSHAILGALALDAQLAGVDSPALHAAFHLIASHDLTDVIYVTASTPSRLARIVSEIGKAEPHSFVRPEQDSALLMLPPGTATSHLFKKQSRYLRVSALRGVAWQELNPALLSSLQSHARSLPLGTVAAFDSAAPTWLAEPGVSEALGARRAATVNRLAEHDAQHNTELLATLRAFLVGNANLATAAAELGVHRHTVRARLDKVEQLCGVDLANPVTRAELLLLSIDS, from the coding sequence ATGAGTGAGATTTCCTTCCGCTGGCTCACCAACCAGCACTCGCTGAACCTGCGCCCGCTCGTTGAGGGCAAACCCGCGTTCAGCACCATCCATGCGTCAGAGCTCGCGGACCCCACCGAGTTCACCTCTCCCGGCGCGCTCATGCTCACTCTGGGGCTCGTTTTCCGCGACGACCCGGAAGGCTTCGAGCACTATGCCGCTGCTCTCGCCGCAGCCGGGGTACACGGCATTGGTTTCGGTACCGGACTCGCCTTCGCCGAGGTACCACCCGCGCTGACCCGCGCTTGTTCCCAACACCACCTCACCCTTTTTGAGATCCCGCGCGCCACCCGCTTCGTGTCCATCACTACTGCGGTAGCCCAGGAACAAGCGCGCCTCGAAAACAATGCGCACTTCACCTTCCACCGCCAACAAGAGCGCCTCAATCACGCAGCTGTGTCGGGCATCCAAGCGCTCATCGATGAGGCGAGCAATCAACTCAGCGCCGCTGTAGCGGTAGCTAGTTCTTCCGGAGCGGTGCTCAGCCAGAGAGATGCGGAGCAGCTCAGCGCAGCCAGCGCCGCAGTGGAGGCCGCGGAGCAGACGGGGCGGGGCACGGGGACGTCGACAAGCACAGGTGCCACCATCACCAGCACCTTCGGCTCCGCGGGCCGGCGTTGGGCCGTCGCCGCCAGGCGCTCGGAGAAGTTCGATTCTTATTCGCGCGCGCTCATCCGGCATCTTTCGGGTCTGGCCAGCCTGCTGCTTGATCACCCCGATGGCAATAGCCACGCTATTCTCGGGGCGCTAGCGCTTGATGCCCAGCTCGCCGGCGTTGACTCCCCCGCCCTGCACGCGGCCTTTCACTTGATTGCTAGCCACGATCTCACGGATGTTATCTATGTCACAGCCTCGACCCCCTCGCGCCTCGCGCGCATAGTGAGTGAGATCGGCAAGGCCGAGCCGCACAGCTTCGTCCGCCCGGAACAGGATTCTGCACTTCTCATGCTTCCTCCGGGAACCGCAACCTCACACCTGTTCAAGAAACAGTCGCGCTACCTTCGCGTCTCCGCCCTTCGGGGTGTTGCGTGGCAGGAGCTGAACCCAGCACTGTTGTCTTCTCTTCAAAGCCATGCGCGCAGCCTGCCCCTTGGCACCGTAGCGGCCTTTGATTCTGCTGCGCCTACCTGGCTGGCGGAACCCGGCGTCTCGGAGGCCCTCGGCGCCCGGCGCGCGGCCACGGTCAACCGTTTGGCCGAACACGATGCTCAGCACAATACGGAGTTGCTCGCTACTTTGCGTGCCTTCCTCGTGGGCAACGCCAACCTGGCCACCGCCGCCGCGGAGCTTGGGGTTCACCGGCACACCGTGCGCGCTCGGCTGGATAAAGTGGAGCAACTCTGCGGCGTGGACTTGGCCAACCCTGTAACCCGCGCGGAGCTTCTCTTACTCAGTATTGACTCTTAG
- the gabT gene encoding 4-aminobutyrate--2-oxoglutarate transaminase — MQELQYHIEQSRHLGQQVPGPKSAALDERRKNALPAGMAPSLPGYVVDADGGILADADGNRFIDLASGIAVTSAGASNPAVVAAVQEAVAHFTHTSFTISPYESYVAVAEKLNEVTPGDHPKKTALFNSGAEAVENAVKIARNYTGKRGVVVMDRAFHGRTNLTMAMTAKQSPYKNGFGPFAPEIYRAPMSYPLRDGLSGAEAAKKTITMIEQEVGAANLACVVAEPIQGEGGFVVPAEGYLAAIQKWCNENDVVFIVDEIQAGMMRTGTWFASDHEGIVPDMVTIAKGIASGMPLSAVTGRAEIMDAPQPGGLGGTYTGNPVACAAALATFKEFEEKDFGARAQNLEKVAREELEPILGDERVAEFRGRGAMLALEFVTAEGEPDSELVHKIADAAKAEGVLLLTCGLDHNVIRFLPSLAIPEDLWREALQVVVKQFNEYK, encoded by the coding sequence ATGCAGGAACTTCAGTACCACATTGAGCAGTCCCGCCACCTGGGCCAGCAGGTCCCGGGTCCGAAGAGCGCCGCCCTGGATGAGCGTCGCAAGAATGCCCTTCCCGCGGGCATGGCGCCCTCGCTTCCGGGCTACGTGGTGGATGCGGATGGCGGCATTCTTGCCGATGCTGACGGCAACCGCTTCATCGACCTTGCCTCCGGCATCGCCGTGACCTCCGCTGGCGCTTCCAACCCGGCCGTCGTGGCCGCGGTGCAGGAAGCCGTCGCGCACTTCACCCACACCTCCTTCACCATCTCTCCGTACGAGTCCTACGTGGCCGTGGCAGAAAAACTCAACGAGGTCACCCCGGGTGATCACCCGAAGAAGACCGCGCTGTTCAACTCCGGCGCGGAGGCCGTTGAGAACGCCGTGAAGATTGCCCGTAACTACACCGGCAAGCGCGGCGTTGTCGTCATGGACCGTGCCTTCCACGGCCGCACTAACCTGACCATGGCGATGACCGCCAAGCAGTCGCCCTACAAGAACGGCTTCGGCCCCTTCGCGCCGGAGATTTACCGCGCACCGATGTCCTACCCCCTGCGTGACGGCCTGAGTGGTGCTGAGGCTGCCAAGAAGACCATCACCATGATTGAGCAGGAAGTCGGCGCAGCCAACCTGGCCTGCGTTGTTGCTGAGCCGATTCAGGGCGAGGGCGGCTTCGTCGTCCCGGCCGAGGGCTACCTCGCAGCAATCCAGAAGTGGTGCAACGAGAACGACGTGGTCTTCATCGTCGACGAGATTCAGGCAGGCATGATGCGTACCGGCACCTGGTTCGCTTCCGACCATGAGGGCATCGTTCCGGACATGGTGACCATTGCGAAGGGCATTGCCTCCGGCATGCCGCTGTCCGCAGTGACCGGCCGTGCAGAAATCATGGATGCCCCGCAGCCGGGTGGCCTGGGCGGTACCTACACCGGCAACCCGGTGGCCTGTGCTGCTGCGCTGGCGACCTTCAAGGAATTCGAAGAGAAGGACTTCGGTGCGCGTGCTCAGAACCTGGAGAAGGTTGCCCGCGAGGAGCTGGAACCCATTCTGGGCGATGAGCGCGTGGCCGAGTTCCGCGGCCGCGGCGCCATGCTGGCCCTCGAATTCGTCACCGCTGAGGGCGAGCCGGACTCCGAGCTGGTGCACAAGATTGCCGACGCCGCCAAGGCCGAAGGCGTCCTGCTGCTGACCTGCGGCCTCGACCACAACGTCATCCGCTTCCTGCCTTCCCTGGCTATCCCGGAAGACCTGTGGCGTGAGGCGCTGCAGGTCGTCGTCAAGCAGTTCAACGAGTACAAGTAG
- a CDS encoding aromatic amino acid transport family protein translates to MSNNISVPQKDESTAEFKPALSFVQGIALIFGTNIGAGVLSIPYAARNGGFLALVIALLIAGTLTTISMLYVAETAMRTKAPLQVSGLAEHYLGQWGRWLVFVAIIVNGIGALIAYAAGSGDLINNIFGLPPLLGTLIFFGFGSWVMYRGLHTTGAAEGAITAGMVIIIAVLCGWTILGPGIKAENLLVLHPFFIVPILNLAVFSFLAQYVVPELVQGMDPAKPQQTARAIVLGMVVTGFTLALVPFAALGLLGMEVTEVVTIAWGEALGPVAYYLANIFALAAMLTSFLAIGFTTMRNVLDIFHWEGVKGQRIVAVALTVVPPLVISIAGLGGFVAALSYAGGFAGAIMSVIPVMLLHASRKKGDRDPGWNVGGLAHPLIQGTIIVVYVLAFIYSIISILGLVPAGWA, encoded by the coding sequence TTGTCCAACAACATTTCTGTGCCGCAGAAGGATGAGTCCACGGCGGAGTTCAAACCCGCGCTGTCCTTCGTGCAGGGCATCGCCCTTATCTTCGGCACCAACATCGGTGCTGGAGTCCTCTCTATTCCTTATGCTGCCCGCAACGGAGGGTTCCTCGCACTCGTTATTGCTCTGCTGATAGCAGGTACCCTCACGACCATTTCCATGCTGTACGTGGCGGAGACAGCCATGCGCACCAAGGCGCCGCTGCAGGTTTCCGGATTGGCGGAGCATTACCTGGGGCAGTGGGGCCGCTGGCTGGTATTCGTGGCCATCATCGTCAACGGTATCGGCGCGCTCATTGCCTATGCCGCTGGTTCAGGTGACTTGATCAACAATATCTTCGGGTTACCGCCGCTTCTCGGCACACTGATCTTCTTCGGCTTCGGTTCCTGGGTGATGTACCGCGGCCTGCACACCACGGGTGCGGCCGAGGGTGCCATTACTGCCGGTATGGTGATCATTATCGCGGTGCTGTGTGGATGGACAATCCTGGGCCCAGGTATCAAGGCAGAGAACCTGTTGGTTCTTCATCCTTTCTTCATCGTTCCGATTCTGAACCTCGCGGTCTTCTCCTTCTTGGCGCAGTACGTGGTCCCGGAGCTGGTGCAAGGTATGGACCCGGCCAAGCCACAGCAGACCGCGCGGGCAATTGTGCTCGGCATGGTGGTGACGGGCTTTACCTTGGCGTTGGTTCCTTTTGCCGCCCTTGGTCTGCTCGGCATGGAGGTCACCGAGGTGGTGACCATTGCCTGGGGTGAGGCCCTTGGCCCGGTGGCCTACTACTTGGCAAACATCTTTGCGCTGGCGGCCATGCTGACGTCGTTCTTGGCGATTGGTTTTACCACCATGCGCAACGTCTTGGACATCTTCCACTGGGAAGGAGTGAAGGGACAGCGCATCGTGGCGGTGGCCCTGACGGTTGTTCCGCCCCTGGTGATTTCCATTGCTGGTCTCGGCGGCTTCGTTGCGGCGTTGTCCTATGCAGGTGGTTTCGCGGGCGCCATCATGTCCGTTATCCCAGTGATGCTGTTGCACGCTTCCCGGAAGAAAGGAGACCGCGACCCAGGCTGGAACGTGGGCGGACTCGCACACCCGTTAATTCAGGGCACCATCATCGTGGTCTACGTCTTGGCATTCATCTACTCGATCATTTCCATCCTCGGGTTGGTGCCGGCAGGCTGGGCTTAA